From Pseudomonas sp. B21-028, one genomic window encodes:
- a CDS encoding NarK/NasA family nitrate transporter, which translates to MNSSFWKSGHTPTLFAAFLYFDLSFMVWYLLGPLAVQISADLHLTTQQRGLMVATPILAGAVLRLFMGLLADRTSPKTAGMVGQVIVICALFCAWKLGIHSYEQALLLGLFLGMAGASFAVALPLASQWYPPQHQGKAMGIAGAGNSGTVLAAIIAPLMAAAFGWGNVFGFALVPLAVTLVVFAWLAQNAPERPKTKSMADYLKALGDRDSWWFMFFYSVTFGGFIGLASALPGYFNDQYGLSPVTAGYYTAACVFGGSLMRPLGGALADRFGGIRTLLGMYTVAAICIAAVGFNLPSSYAALALFVCTMLGLGAGNGAVFQLVPQRFRREIGVMTGLIGMAGGIGGFALAAGMGAIKQSTGSYQLALWLFASLGVLAWFGLHGVKRRWRTTWGSAAVTAARV; encoded by the coding sequence ATGAATTCAAGCTTTTGGAAATCCGGCCACACCCCGACTCTGTTCGCGGCCTTTCTCTACTTCGACCTGAGCTTCATGGTCTGGTACCTGCTCGGTCCACTGGCGGTGCAGATCTCCGCCGACCTGCACCTGACCACTCAACAACGCGGCCTGATGGTGGCAACGCCGATCCTGGCCGGCGCCGTGCTGCGCCTGTTCATGGGCCTGCTGGCCGACCGGACTTCACCGAAAACCGCCGGCATGGTGGGTCAGGTGATCGTGATCTGCGCGCTGTTCTGCGCCTGGAAACTGGGCATCCACAGCTACGAGCAAGCCCTGTTGCTGGGCCTGTTCCTGGGCATGGCCGGCGCGTCGTTTGCCGTTGCCCTGCCGTTGGCTTCCCAGTGGTATCCGCCACAACACCAGGGCAAGGCCATGGGCATCGCCGGTGCCGGCAACTCGGGCACCGTGCTGGCCGCAATCATCGCGCCGCTGATGGCCGCCGCCTTCGGCTGGGGCAACGTGTTCGGTTTCGCGCTCGTCCCGCTGGCCGTGACCCTGGTCGTCTTCGCGTGGCTGGCCCAAAACGCTCCCGAGCGGCCGAAAACCAAATCCATGGCCGACTACCTCAAGGCCTTGGGTGACCGTGACAGCTGGTGGTTCATGTTCTTCTACAGCGTGACCTTCGGCGGCTTCATCGGCCTGGCCAGCGCCCTGCCCGGCTACTTCAACGACCAATATGGCCTGAGCCCCGTGACCGCCGGCTACTACACCGCGGCGTGCGTCTTCGGCGGCAGCCTGATGCGGCCGTTGGGCGGTGCCCTGGCGGATCGTTTCGGCGGTATCCGCACCTTGCTGGGCATGTACACCGTGGCGGCCATCTGCATCGCGGCGGTGGGCTTCAACCTGCCGAGCTCCTACGCGGCACTGGCGCTGTTCGTCTGCACCATGCTCGGGCTCGGTGCAGGCAACGGCGCCGTGTTCCAACTGGTGCCACAACGTTTCCGGCGCGAAATCGGCGTGATGACCGGGCTGATCGGCATGGCGGGCGGCATCGGTGGCTTCGCCCTGGCGGCGGGCATGGGCGCGATCAAGCAAAGCACCGGCAGCTACCAATTGGCGCTGTGGTTGTTCGCCAGCCTGGGCGTGCTGGCCTGGTTCGGCCTGCACGGCGTCAAGCGTCGCTGGAGAACCACCTGGGGCTCGGCAGCCGTCACTGCGGCTCGGGTATAA
- a CDS encoding ANTAR domain-containing response regulator, with product MLRILLINDTAKKVGRLKASLVEAGFDVIDESGLTIDLPERVETVRPDVILIDTESPGRDVMEQVVLVSRDQPRPIVMFTDEHDPDVMRQAIKSGVSAYIVEGIHAARLQPILDVAMARFESDQALRAQLLARDQQLAERKRIELAKGMLMKMKDCNEEQAYTLMRRQAMSRQQKLIQVAEQIIAMNELLG from the coding sequence ATGCTGCGTATCCTGCTGATCAACGACACCGCGAAAAAAGTCGGTCGCCTCAAAGCCTCTCTGGTGGAAGCCGGGTTCGACGTCATTGACGAATCCGGACTGACCATCGACCTGCCCGAACGCGTCGAAACAGTGCGTCCGGACGTGATCCTGATCGATACCGAGTCACCCGGACGGGATGTCATGGAACAAGTCGTGCTGGTCAGTCGCGATCAGCCACGACCGATCGTCATGTTCACCGACGAGCACGACCCCGATGTGATGCGCCAGGCGATCAAGTCGGGAGTGAGCGCCTATATCGTCGAAGGCATCCACGCCGCACGCCTGCAACCGATCCTGGACGTGGCCATGGCCCGCTTTGAAAGCGACCAGGCCCTGCGCGCCCAGTTGCTGGCCCGGGACCAGCAACTGGCCGAACGCAAGCGCATCGAACTGGCCAAGGGCATGCTGATGAAGATGAAGGATTGCAACGAAGAACAGGCCTACACCCTGATGCGCCGCCAGGCCATGAGCCGCCAACAGAAACTGATCCAGGTGGCGGAGCAGATCATTGCGATGAATGAGTTGCTGGGCTGA
- a CDS encoding CmpA/NrtA family ABC transporter substrate-binding protein, with protein MNEIPANPLAWVNGSDAPEKSAINLGFMALSDCAPVVVAATQGFAQPYGLTLNLKRQTSWANLRDKLVSGEIDAAHSLYGLIYAVHLGIGGVAPTDMAVLMGLNQNGQSINLSHGLQAMGVTSPEALERHVHQTRPKLTFAQTFPTGTHAMWLYYWLAAQGIHPLSDVDSVVVPPPQMIAHLQAGRIDGLCVGEPWCASAVKQNLGFTLATTQTIWPDHPEKVLGCTRAFVEQYPNTARALVMAILEASRFIEQSTENRRGTAHLLSAPEYLDAPLDCIEPRLLGTYADGLGNSWQDPHAMRFHGGGEVNVPYLSDGMWFMTQFRRWGLLREDPDYLAVAQEVQQLELYRQACTALGISTTFQAMRSSQLIDGTTWDGSDPAGYARSFKLHALSDAAPLFASR; from the coding sequence ATGAATGAAATTCCAGCCAACCCCCTGGCCTGGGTCAATGGCAGCGACGCCCCGGAAAAAAGCGCGATCAACCTGGGCTTCATGGCCTTGAGCGACTGCGCCCCGGTCGTGGTGGCCGCCACCCAGGGCTTCGCCCAACCCTACGGCCTGACCTTGAACCTCAAGCGCCAGACGTCCTGGGCCAACCTGCGGGACAAGCTGGTCAGCGGTGAAATCGACGCGGCCCATAGCCTGTATGGCCTGATCTACGCCGTGCACCTGGGCATCGGCGGTGTCGCGCCGACCGACATGGCGGTGCTGATGGGGCTGAACCAGAACGGCCAGAGCATCAACCTCTCCCACGGCTTGCAGGCGATGGGCGTGACCAGTCCTGAGGCACTGGAGCGCCATGTGCACCAAACTCGCCCGAAACTGACTTTTGCCCAGACATTCCCCACCGGCACCCATGCGATGTGGCTTTATTACTGGCTCGCCGCCCAGGGTATTCACCCCTTGTCGGATGTCGACAGCGTGGTGGTACCGCCGCCGCAGATGATTGCGCATCTGCAAGCCGGGCGTATCGACGGGCTCTGTGTCGGCGAGCCCTGGTGCGCCAGCGCGGTGAAACAGAACCTCGGCTTCACCCTGGCGACGACCCAGACCATCTGGCCCGATCATCCGGAAAAAGTCCTGGGCTGTACCCGTGCGTTCGTCGAGCAGTACCCCAATACAGCGCGGGCGCTGGTGATGGCGATCCTCGAAGCCAGCCGTTTCATCGAACAGAGCACCGAGAACCGCCGCGGCACCGCACACCTGCTGAGCGCTCCCGAATACCTCGACGCCCCGCTGGACTGCATCGAACCCCGTCTGTTGGGGACCTATGCCGATGGCCTGGGCAACAGCTGGCAGGATCCCCACGCCATGCGCTTCCATGGCGGCGGCGAGGTGAACGTGCCCTATCTGTCCGACGGTATGTGGTTCATGACCCAGTTCCGACGCTGGGGTTTGTTGCGGGAAGACCCGGACTACCTGGCCGTGGCGCAGGAGGTCCAGCAACTCGAGCTGTATCGCCAGGCGTGTACGGCACTGGGGATTTCGACCACCTTCCAGGCCATGCGCAGCAGCCAGTTGATCGACGGTACCACCTGGGACGGCTCGGATCCGGCCGGGTATGCCCGCAGCTTCAAACTGCACGCCTTGAGCGATGCGGCTCCCCTTTTCGCCAGCCGCTGA
- a CDS encoding quinone-dependent dihydroorotate dehydrogenase, with protein sequence MYTLARELLFKLSPETSHDLSLDLIGAGGRLGLNGLLCKAPASLPVNVMGLQFPNPVGLAAGLDKNGAAIDGFAQLGFGFVEIGTVTPRPQPGNPKPRLFRLPQAEAIINRMGFNNLGVDHLLARVAAAKYKGVLGINIGKNFDTPVERAVDDYLICLDKVYAHASYVTVNVSSPNTPGLRSLQFGDSLKQLLADLARRRAELAVTHGRHVPLAIKIAPDMTDEETVQVAQALVETGMDAVIATNTTLGREGVEGLEHGDEAGGLSGAPVRDKSTHTVKVLAGELAGRLPIIAAGGITEGRHAAEKITAGASLVQIYSGFIYKGPALIRESVDAIAALG encoded by the coding sequence ATGTACACCCTGGCCCGTGAACTGCTGTTCAAACTCTCCCCGGAAACCTCCCACGATCTGTCCCTGGACCTGATCGGCGCGGGCGGACGTTTGGGCCTCAATGGTCTGCTGTGCAAGGCGCCGGCATCGTTGCCGGTGAATGTGATGGGCCTGCAATTCCCCAACCCGGTCGGGCTGGCGGCGGGCCTGGACAAGAACGGCGCGGCCATCGACGGCTTCGCGCAGTTGGGTTTCGGCTTTGTGGAAATCGGCACCGTCACACCACGGCCCCAACCGGGCAACCCCAAACCACGACTGTTTCGCCTGCCGCAGGCCGAGGCGATCATCAACCGGATGGGCTTCAACAACCTTGGCGTTGACCATCTGCTGGCCCGCGTGGCTGCTGCCAAATACAAGGGCGTGCTGGGCATCAATATCGGCAAGAACTTCGACACGCCGGTGGAGCGTGCCGTCGACGACTACCTGATTTGTCTGGACAAGGTCTACGCCCACGCCAGCTATGTGACCGTCAACGTCAGTTCCCCGAATACCCCGGGGCTGCGCAGCCTGCAGTTCGGTGATTCCCTCAAGCAATTGCTGGCCGACCTGGCCCGGCGTCGTGCCGAACTGGCGGTGACCCATGGCCGGCATGTGCCGTTGGCTATCAAGATCGCTCCGGACATGACCGACGAAGAAACCGTCCAGGTGGCCCAGGCCCTGGTCGAGACCGGCATGGACGCGGTGATCGCCACCAACACCACGCTGGGCCGCGAAGGGGTCGAAGGGCTGGAGCACGGTGACGAAGCGGGCGGATTGTCCGGCGCACCGGTGCGTGACAAGAGCACCCACACCGTGAAGGTGCTGGCTGGGGAATTGGCGGGGCGCTTGCCGATCATCGCGGCCGGCGGGATCACCGAAGGACGGCACGCCGCCGAGAAGATCACCGCGGGTGCAAGCCTGGTGCAGATTTACTCGGGCTTCATCTACAAGGGACCGGCGTTGATTCGTGAGTCGGTGGATGCGATTGCGGCGTTGGGGTGA
- the rmf gene encoding ribosome modulation factor: protein MRRLKRDPLERAFLRGYQYGVGGKSRELCPFTLPSVRQAWINGWREGRGDNWDGMTGTAGIHRLNELHAVG from the coding sequence ATGAGAAGACTTAAGCGTGATCCGTTGGAAAGAGCATTTTTACGCGGTTACCAATATGGTGTTGGTGGTAAATCCCGTGAGCTTTGCCCCTTTACTCTACCGTCGGTACGTCAAGCCTGGATCAATGGCTGGCGAGAAGGACGCGGCGACAACTGGGACGGTATGACCGGCACTGCGGGTATCCACAGACTCAACGAACTTCACGCCGTCGGCTGA
- the rlmKL gene encoding bifunctional 23S rRNA (guanine(2069)-N(7))-methyltransferase RlmK/23S rRNA (guanine(2445)-N(2))-methyltransferase RlmL, with product MSDRFELFLTCPKGLEGLLLEEAIGLGLEEAREHTSAVRGVADMETAYRLCLWSRLANRVLLVLKRFSMKDAEDLYHGVLDVDWQDHMLADGTLAVEFSGHGSGIDNTHFGALKVKDAIVDKLRTPSGERPSIDKLNPDLRIHLRLDRGEAILSLDLSGHSLHQRGYRLQQGAAPLKENLAAAILIRAGWPRIAAEGGALADPMCGVGTFLVEAGMIATDMAPNLRRQQWGFTAWLGHVPALWKKLHEEATARAAAGLARPALWIRGYEADPRLIQPGRNNVERAGLSEWIKIYQGEVATFEPRPDQNQKGLVICNPPYGERLGDEASLLYLYQNLGERLRQACLNWEAAVFTGAPDLGKRMGIRSHKQYSFWNGALPCKLLLIKVLPDQFVTGERRTPEQRQAEREQARLDQEEQGQAPQVPQERQYNKNGNPIKPTPAPAPVVEQARLSEGGQMFANRLQKNLKQLGKWVKREGVDCYRVYDADMPEYSMAIDLYHDWVHVQEYAAPKSIDPEKASARLFDALAAIPQALNVDKSRVVIKRRERQSGTKQYERQSAQGKFTEVNEGGVKLLVNLTDYLDTGLFLDHRPMRLRIQKEAAGKRFLNLFCYTATASVHAAKGGARSTTSVDLSKTYLDWARRNLSLNGFSDKNRLEQGDVMAWLEASRDEYDLIFIDPPTFSNSKRMEGVFDVQRDHVQLLDLAMARLAPGGVLYFSNNFRKFQLEDNLGERYAVEEITAATIDPDFARNSKIHRAWKIMAR from the coding sequence ATGTCCGATCGTTTCGAACTCTTCCTCACCTGCCCCAAGGGCCTCGAAGGCCTGCTGCTCGAGGAAGCCATCGGGCTTGGCCTTGAAGAGGCGCGCGAGCACACCTCGGCCGTTCGCGGCGTGGCCGACATGGAGACGGCGTATCGCCTGTGCCTGTGGTCACGGCTGGCCAACCGCGTGTTGCTGGTCCTTAAACGTTTTTCGATGAAAGACGCCGAGGACCTGTACCACGGCGTGCTGGACGTCGACTGGCAGGACCACATGCTGGCCGATGGCACCCTGGCGGTAGAGTTCAGCGGTCACGGCTCGGGCATCGACAACACCCACTTCGGCGCCTTGAAGGTCAAGGACGCCATCGTCGACAAGCTGCGCACGCCCTCCGGCGAACGGCCGTCCATCGACAAGCTCAACCCGGACCTGCGTATTCACCTGCGCCTGGACCGCGGCGAAGCGATCCTCTCCCTGGACCTGTCCGGTCACAGCCTGCACCAGCGTGGTTATCGCCTGCAGCAAGGTGCCGCGCCGCTGAAGGAAAACCTCGCCGCCGCCATCCTGATCCGTGCCGGCTGGCCGCGCATTGCCGCTGAAGGCGGCGCCCTGGCCGACCCGATGTGCGGCGTCGGTACCTTCCTGGTGGAAGCGGGCATGATTGCCACCGACATGGCGCCAAACCTGCGTCGCCAGCAGTGGGGTTTCACTGCGTGGCTGGGCCACGTGCCGGCGCTGTGGAAGAAACTCCACGAAGAAGCCACTGCCCGCGCCGCCGCCGGGCTGGCCAGGCCAGCGCTGTGGATTCGCGGTTATGAAGCCGACCCACGGCTGATCCAGCCAGGTCGCAACAACGTCGAGCGTGCCGGCCTGAGCGAGTGGATCAAGATCTATCAGGGCGAGGTCGCCACGTTCGAGCCGCGTCCGGACCAGAACCAGAAAGGCCTGGTGATCTGCAACCCACCGTACGGCGAGCGCCTGGGCGATGAGGCCAGCCTGCTTTATCTCTACCAGAACCTCGGCGAACGCCTGCGCCAGGCGTGCCTGAACTGGGAAGCGGCGGTGTTCACCGGCGCCCCGGACCTGGGCAAGCGCATGGGCATCCGCAGCCACAAGCAATACTCCTTCTGGAACGGTGCCTTGCCGTGCAAGCTGCTGCTGATCAAGGTGCTGCCGGACCAGTTCGTCACCGGCGAGCGTCGCACGCCGGAACAGCGTCAGGCCGAGCGCGAGCAAGCCCGCCTTGACCAGGAAGAGCAGGGACAGGCACCCCAGGTACCGCAAGAGCGCCAGTACAACAAGAATGGCAACCCGATCAAGCCGACCCCGGCCCCCGCGCCAGTGGTCGAGCAGGCGCGTTTGAGCGAAGGCGGGCAGATGTTCGCCAATCGCCTGCAAAAGAACCTCAAGCAGCTGGGCAAATGGGTCAAGCGCGAAGGCGTGGACTGCTATCGGGTCTATGACGCCGACATGCCGGAATACTCCATGGCCATCGACCTCTATCACGACTGGGTGCACGTGCAGGAATATGCCGCGCCGAAATCCATCGACCCGGAAAAGGCTTCGGCCCGCTTGTTCGATGCCCTGGCGGCCATTCCCCAGGCGCTGAATGTCGACAAGAGCCGCGTGGTGATCAAGCGTCGTGAGCGCCAGAGCGGCACCAAGCAGTACGAGCGCCAGAGTGCCCAGGGCAAGTTCACCGAGGTCAATGAAGGTGGCGTGAAGCTGCTGGTCAACCTGACCGACTACCTGGACACCGGGCTGTTTCTCGATCACCGGCCGATGCGCCTGCGGATCCAGAAGGAGGCGGCCGGCAAGCGCTTCCTCAACCTGTTCTGCTACACCGCGACCGCCAGCGTCCACGCTGCCAAGGGGGGCGCCCGGAGCACCACCAGCGTCGACTTGTCGAAAACCTACCTGGACTGGGCCCGACGCAACCTGTCGCTCAATGGTTTTTCCGACAAGAACCGCCTGGAGCAAGGCGATGTGATGGCCTGGCTTGAAGCCAGCCGTGACGAATACGACCTGATCTTCATCGACCCGCCGACCTTCTCCAACTCCAAACGCATGGAGGGCGTGTTCGATGTGCAGCGCGATCACGTCCAGTTGCTGGACCTGGCCATGGCCCGCCTGGCGCCGGGGGGCGTGCTGTATTTCTCCAACAATTTCCGCAAGTTCCAGCTCGAGGACAACCTCGGCGAGCGCTATGCGGTGGAGGAAATCACCGCCGCAACCATCGATCCGGACTTTGCCCGCAACAGCAAGATCCACCGTGCCTGGAAAATCATGGCTCGTTGA
- a CDS encoding GGDEF domain-containing protein — MALHPVRPRILGFISEDVSAWLVASLVFLAGMFLTGLLSWAMMSLFNQQLRQRFELQAEERFSRIEERFQAQEQRLDSLRRFFANSAAVSEKEFHGYAETLLRRTQALAWAPRVLRGERQAFEQRERDKLNSSFAIHEADDSGGWRRSAERDEYAPILYVLSQTAQASTLGFDLLSHPLRRAVLERARRQNSLAVSQPLDLLGVDPAFVRGVLLVAPVTRAPSTEPFGYVLAAISMRQLVGDGLPAASHDNLSMRVLDLSDADQEEVLFDFPELPGDSELAAIRVLRLADHDYRVELRPSRTFLSTNHSAMSGLVVLGGLLSFLLSALLYVLVSQRQRALTLVEQRTQELRAREQELRGTHGQLRGVLDAATQVAIIATDLRGVITTFNAGAEQMLGYQSCEVLQSMTLESLHVPRELQARAAELGARFGKPIPTCHAMLLEGGEAGGQQAREWTLVRRDGSHLTVNMLATPVLDDQGLWVGHLAICIDITERKRVHEALAARDLLLKKLSAHVPGGIYQFKMDFNGRFSVIYASDGIRDIYELEARVLIQNSEAVFSRIHPLDNARVRASIRASADTLSPWREEYRVQLPQRGLRWVRGEATPEQLPGGGVLWHGYISDISDLKRVEEELRALSVTDALTGIRNRRYFQERLNSEMIRVERGSGELSVIMLDIDHFKRINDQHGHAVGDRVLQAVCLRVSQRLRRTDVFCRLGGEEFVVLCPDTDGESAHALAIGLWEGLRGAEIEDVGVVTASFGIASWRAGEGADALLLRADSGVYAAKQAGRDRVEMQVK; from the coding sequence ATGGCATTGCATCCGGTGCGTCCCAGGATCCTGGGCTTTATCAGCGAAGATGTATCGGCCTGGTTAGTGGCTTCGCTGGTCTTCCTGGCCGGCATGTTCCTGACCGGTTTGCTGAGTTGGGCCATGATGAGCCTGTTCAACCAGCAACTTCGTCAGCGCTTCGAGCTGCAAGCCGAGGAGCGCTTCAGCCGTATCGAGGAAAGATTCCAGGCGCAGGAGCAGCGTCTCGACAGCCTGAGGCGTTTCTTTGCCAATTCGGCGGCGGTTTCCGAAAAGGAGTTCCATGGGTATGCCGAAACGTTGTTGCGGCGTACCCAGGCCCTTGCGTGGGCGCCACGAGTGCTTCGTGGCGAGCGGCAGGCATTCGAACAACGGGAGCGGGATAAGCTAAACAGTTCTTTCGCCATCCATGAGGCGGACGATTCAGGCGGCTGGCGGCGGTCCGCCGAACGGGACGAGTACGCGCCAATTCTCTATGTGCTGAGCCAGACTGCCCAAGCATCAACGCTGGGTTTCGATCTGCTTTCCCATCCACTGCGCCGCGCCGTGCTCGAGCGGGCTCGTCGCCAGAACAGCCTGGCTGTATCGCAGCCACTGGACCTGCTGGGTGTCGATCCGGCCTTTGTCCGTGGCGTATTGCTGGTGGCGCCGGTCACCCGGGCCCCGTCTACGGAGCCTTTCGGTTACGTGTTGGCGGCTATCAGCATGCGCCAACTGGTGGGCGATGGCCTGCCGGCGGCCAGTCATGACAATCTTTCGATGCGCGTCCTGGACCTGTCCGACGCCGACCAGGAGGAAGTGCTGTTCGATTTCCCCGAGCTCCCGGGGGACAGTGAACTGGCGGCGATCCGCGTGTTGCGCCTGGCGGATCATGATTACCGGGTAGAGCTACGGCCCAGCCGCACGTTCCTGTCGACCAACCACTCCGCGATGTCGGGCCTGGTGGTATTGGGCGGTTTGCTCAGCTTTTTGCTCAGTGCCTTGCTCTACGTCCTGGTCAGCCAGCGCCAACGGGCCCTGACCCTGGTGGAACAACGTACCCAGGAGTTGCGCGCCCGGGAGCAGGAACTGCGGGGGACTCATGGCCAGTTGCGCGGCGTGCTGGATGCCGCGACCCAGGTCGCGATCATCGCCACGGACCTGCGTGGCGTCATCACTACATTCAACGCCGGCGCTGAGCAGATGTTGGGCTACCAAAGCTGCGAGGTCCTGCAGAGCATGACCCTCGAAAGCCTCCACGTGCCCCGGGAGCTCCAGGCCCGGGCCGCAGAGCTTGGTGCCCGATTCGGCAAGCCGATTCCTACCTGTCACGCGATGCTGCTGGAAGGGGGCGAGGCAGGCGGCCAGCAGGCCCGGGAGTGGACCCTGGTACGGCGTGACGGCAGTCATTTGACCGTGAACATGCTGGCCACGCCCGTGCTCGACGATCAGGGGCTCTGGGTCGGGCACCTGGCGATCTGCATCGACATCACCGAACGCAAGCGTGTCCACGAGGCCCTGGCGGCCCGGGATTTGTTATTGAAGAAACTCAGTGCCCATGTGCCGGGCGGCATCTATCAGTTCAAAATGGATTTCAATGGCCGTTTCAGTGTGATCTATGCCAGTGACGGCATTCGTGACATCTACGAACTGGAGGCCCGTGTGCTGATCCAGAACTCGGAAGCCGTTTTCTCCCGTATCCATCCGCTGGACAACGCGCGGGTCCGTGCGTCGATCCGTGCCTCGGCCGACACCCTGAGCCCATGGCGCGAAGAGTATCGGGTACAACTGCCGCAGCGTGGCCTGCGCTGGGTGCGTGGCGAGGCGACGCCCGAGCAACTGCCGGGCGGTGGCGTGTTGTGGCATGGCTATATCTCCGATATTTCCGACCTCAAGCGGGTGGAAGAGGAGTTGCGGGCACTGTCCGTGACCGATGCCTTGACCGGGATTCGCAACCGGCGTTATTTCCAGGAGCGCCTGAACTCGGAAATGATCCGGGTCGAACGCGGATCCGGGGAGCTGTCGGTCATCATGCTCGACATCGATCACTTCAAGCGCATCAACGACCAGCATGGTCATGCCGTGGGTGACCGGGTGTTGCAGGCGGTTTGCCTGCGTGTTTCCCAGCGTCTGCGGCGTACCGATGTCTTCTGTCGGCTGGGCGGGGAGGAGTTCGTGGTGCTGTGTCCCGATACCGATGGCGAAAGTGCCCATGCCTTGGCCATAGGCCTGTGGGAGGGCCTGCGCGGTGCGGAGATCGAGGATGTGGGCGTGGTCACCGCGAGCTTCGGCATCGCCAGCTGGCGCGCCGGAGAGGGCGCGGATGCCCTGCTGTTGCGGGCTGACTCGGGCGTCTACGCGGCCAAGCAGGCCGGACGGGATCGGGTCGAGATGCAGGTGAAGTAG
- the dacB gene encoding D-alanyl-D-alanine carboxypeptidase/D-alanyl-D-alanine-endopeptidase, with translation MIKSLRPLLLASLLLPLALPASTSAATINTALSPNVQKALKTSKLQNDALSLVMVPLNGPGTPTLYNADVSVNPASTMKLVTTYAALEMLGPNHQWKTEFYTDGTLSGGILNGNLYLKGGGDPKLNMEKLWLLMRDLRANGVQQVTGDLVLDRGFFIQPQLPEFNDDGNDENKPFLVKPDSLLVNLKALRFVARNDGGRVLVSVEPPIASIHIDNQVKAVNSKQCAGGVRYNPVPQPDGSVAVTVGGQLGDGCSSQTYLSLLDHATYTAGAVRAIWKELGGSIQGKDRLAATPSNAKVLARAFSPDLAEIIRDINKYSNNTMAQQLFLSLGAQFRNEADGDDAKAAQRVVRQWLAKKGITAPHLVMENGSGLSRAERVSAREMAAMLQAAWRSPYAAEYISSMPIVGTDGTMRKRLKTTAMAGEAHIKTGTLNTVRAIAGFSRDINGNTWAVVAILNDPKPWGASSVLDQVLLDLYRQPKLPQTASVL, from the coding sequence ATGATCAAATCTTTGCGTCCACTGCTCCTGGCCAGCCTTCTTCTTCCCCTGGCCCTCCCTGCTTCCACCAGCGCCGCTACGATCAACACTGCCCTGTCGCCGAATGTGCAGAAGGCCCTGAAGACCAGCAAGCTGCAAAACGACGCGCTGTCCCTGGTGATGGTGCCACTCAATGGCCCCGGCACCCCGACCCTCTACAATGCCGACGTCTCGGTCAACCCGGCCTCCACCATGAAGCTGGTGACCACCTACGCCGCCCTGGAAATGCTCGGCCCCAATCACCAGTGGAAGACCGAGTTCTACACCGACGGCACCCTCAGTGGCGGGATCCTCAACGGCAACCTGTATCTCAAGGGCGGCGGCGACCCCAAGCTGAACATGGAAAAGCTCTGGCTGCTGATGCGCGACTTGCGGGCCAACGGCGTACAGCAGGTCACCGGCGACCTGGTGCTGGACCGCGGTTTCTTCATCCAGCCGCAATTGCCCGAGTTCAACGACGACGGCAACGACGAAAACAAGCCTTTCCTGGTCAAGCCCGACTCCCTGCTGGTCAACCTCAAGGCGCTGCGCTTCGTTGCCCGCAATGATGGCGGCCGGGTACTGGTGTCGGTGGAGCCGCCGATTGCCAGCATCCATATCGATAACCAGGTCAAGGCGGTCAATTCCAAGCAATGCGCCGGCGGCGTGCGCTACAACCCGGTACCCCAGCCGGACGGCAGCGTGGCCGTGACCGTCGGCGGGCAGTTGGGCGATGGCTGCAGCTCCCAGACCTACCTGTCACTGCTGGACCACGCCACCTACACCGCCGGCGCGGTGCGTGCGATCTGGAAGGAACTGGGCGGCAGCATCCAGGGCAAGGACCGTCTGGCCGCCACCCCGAGCAACGCCAAAGTGCTGGCCCGGGCGTTCTCGCCGGACCTGGCGGAGATCATCCGCGACATCAACAAATACAGTAACAACACCATGGCCCAGCAGTTGTTCCTGAGCCTGGGCGCGCAGTTTCGCAACGAAGCCGACGGTGACGACGCCAAGGCCGCGCAAAGGGTCGTGCGCCAATGGCTGGCCAAGAAAGGCATCACCGCGCCGCACCTGGTGATGGAGAACGGCTCCGGCCTGTCCCGCGCCGAACGGGTCAGCGCCCGGGAAATGGCGGCGATGCTGCAAGCCGCCTGGCGCAGCCCCTATGCGGCCGAGTACATCAGTTCGATGCCGATTGTCGGCACCGACGGCACCATGCGCAAACGCCTCAAGACCACGGCCATGGCCGGCGAAGCCCACATCAAGACCGGCACCCTGAACACCGTGCGCGCCATCGCCGGGTTCAGCCGGGACATCAACGGCAACACCTGGGCGGTGGTGGCGATTCTCAACGATCCAAAGCCATGGGGCGCTTCGTCGGTGCTGGACCAGGTGCTGCTGGACCTGTACCGCCAGCCGAAATTGCCGCAAACGGCTTCGGTGCTCTGA
- a CDS encoding YggL family protein encodes MATNRSRRLRKKLCVDEFQELGFELNLDLKEDLDDEAIDAFLDAFLKQAMEANGLGYVGGDDYGLVCLQKRGSVSEEQRAAVEAWLKGRSELTNMTVSPLIDVWHPDMPINAKA; translated from the coding sequence ATGGCGACTAACCGTTCCCGGCGTCTGCGCAAAAAACTGTGTGTGGATGAATTTCAGGAGCTGGGTTTCGAACTGAACCTGGATCTCAAAGAAGATCTGGACGATGAGGCGATTGACGCTTTCCTCGACGCTTTCCTGAAACAAGCCATGGAAGCCAATGGCCTGGGTTATGTCGGCGGCGACGACTACGGTCTGGTTTGCCTGCAGAAGCGTGGCTCGGTTTCGGAAGAACAACGTGCTGCCGTTGAAGCCTGGCTCAAGGGCCGCAGCGAACTGACCAACATGACCGTCAGCCCGCTGATCGACGTGTGGCACCCGGACATGCCAATCAACGCCAAGGCGTGA